From Halorussus lipolyticus:
CGGGACCTTAGAGACACTTCGACCGACGACCTGCTGGCCGACGCCGCCACCGCAGAGATGGCCGAGCAGGCGATTCCGGAACCCGAGGAGACCGACGGAAATCGCCTCGCCTACGCCGCCTCCAGAGAGCATCGCACCGACCTCTACCTGAAAGACGGTAGTGAGACACGCAAACTCACGAGCAGGGGCCTCCTCGCTCAACGCTACACTCACCTCGACCCCCGGTGGTTCGACTGGCACCCCGAGGGAGAGACCATCGCCTACGCCGGCGAGGACGACGACGGCCTCTCGATTTGGACCGTGGACACCGAGTCCGGCGAGAAGACCCGCGTGACCAACCACTCAGCCCTCGACTCCAACCCCCGATTCTCGCCGGGCGGCGACGAAATCGCGTTCGTGACCGACAACTGGTCGCCCGGAAGCCTCGCGGTGGCCTCCGCGGATGGCCGCCGCGTCGAGGTTCTGCGCGACGACGAGTACCTCTACACCGACCCGCGGTGGGCCGACGACGACGACCTCTACGCGGTTCGAATGCGCCACCGGGACCTCTCGGACCGCGCGAGTCAAGTCGTCCGGGTGAGTCGAGACGGCGAGGTCGACCCCGTCTTCGCCGGCGATTCGGTGAACGCCTACGCGCCGCGGCCTCGCCCCGGTTCGGCCACCGACGAAATCGCGTTCGTCCACGACGAGAGCGGCTTCGACGCCCTCTATCTCGCCGGCCCCGAACGCGCCGAACCCGAGCAGTTGCTGGCCGAGGCCGGCACCGACTTGGGTGCCCCGGCGTGGGATTCCGCGGGCGAGAAACTCGCGGTCACGGCCACCCGGAGCGGGAACGTGGAAGTCCGAACCGTGGCCCCCGACTCGGGCGAGACCGAGGTCCTGACCGACGAACCGGGAGACCGGTATTTCCCCGAGTGGCGGGGTGGCGACGTTCTCGCAGTCGCCGCGGACCCGACCACGCCACCGGAGGTCCGGAACGTCTCGGCCGGCGAGCGCGTGGTGGGGCGACCCCCGGCGGGCCTCGAATCCCGGTTCGTGGACCCCGAGACAATCACCTACGATTCGACAGGTGGCGTCGAAATCCACGCGATGGTCTACCTGCCCGAAGGCCACGACGACGCCGACCCCGACTCGGTGCCCCTGCTGGTCCACCCCCACGGCGGTCCCACCGCGTTCGACGGTTACGAGTTCAACTACCGCGCCCAGTACTTCGCTCGGCAGGGCTTCGCGGTAATCGAGCCGAATTACCGCGGTTCGTCTGGTTTCGGCCGGGAGTTCCGGGACCGCAACGACTTCGCGTGGGGCGAGGGCGACTTGGACGACGTGGTGAACGCCGCCGACGCGCTGGCCGACCGCTACGACGCGGTGGACCCCGACCGGGCGGGCATCTTCGGCGGGAGCGGCGGCGGCCTGATGACGGTCAACGCCCTCGGGAGGACCGACCGGTTTGACGCCGGCGCGGCGTTCTACGGCGTCTACGACTACGAGACGTTCTCCGACGACACCGACGACGTGGGGTGGCGACTCATGAAGCGCGAACTGGGCTACCCCGCGACCGACATCGAGAACTACCGCGAGGCCAGCCCCATCCGGAGCGTGCCCGACATCGAGGCACCCCTGCTGGTCCTCCACGGCGAGGAGGACGTGCGCGTCCCCCTCAGCCAGTCCGAGCAGTTGGTTGACGAACTCGACAAGCACGGCAAGACCTACGAGTTCCAAACCTACGACGACGAACCCCACGGGTTCCGCAAGCGCGAGAACGTCCTCGACGCCTACTCGCGAGTCGCCGACCTGTTCGCCAAGTACCTCGAAGTGGACCCCGACGACGGGAGCAGTCGGCCCCACCGCCCCGACGACGAGTGATTGCGAGCGTATATATAATTCTTTGCGCGCGAAGACGGTCGCTCAGCGCCGCGCCGTCAGCATTTCTCAGAGCCACGCGGTCAGCATGTTCCAGTAGGCGAGTTGCCAGAGGACCACCACCAGCGCCACGGCGACCAGCGTGTAGTGAACTCGGCCGAACAGGCCCCAGTAGCGGTCGGTCCACGCGAGGACTGCGCCGGCGACGACTCCGAGCGTGGCGAGGCCGAAGACGACCGGGACCGCGAGGAGCGCCTGCATGCTCGGCGGACGAGTCACGATGCTGAAGGGGTCGGTGAGCAGAAGCGCGAGAAACCCGACCACGAACCCGATAGCGAGCAGGCCGGCGAATCCGGCCAGCCATCGGAGAGCGCGAGGTCGGTCGGTCGCTCTCGGGCCGCCGTTCGCTCGAATGCCGAGACCCGACTCTCCCCGGCCGCGCCGCCGGCGTCGCCACCCGCGGAACCGCCGCCAGAGGGCCGCCGTCGGCCACCCGAGGAGCGCGGACGCCAGAATCAGGAGCGCGCCGCCGAACAGGCCGCCCTGCACCGCGGTGGTCTCCCACCACCCGATGCGCTCGAAGCTCTGGGGCGCGGCGTCGTCGAAGAAGACGTAGCTCGCTCGGCCCTCCTCGACGCGGAAGGCCATCCGGCCGTCGCCGCCGACCTCCTCAAAGAGGGTGGGACCGGTCCGAATCCAGCGTTGGGTGCCCCGTCCGGGCCGGGAGGTCACGAGGACCGCGGTCTCCTCGCCGCCGCCTTCGGCACTCCCTCCATTTCCGGCCACTCGGACCCGGAAGTCGCCGTTCACCGCGGCGATTTTCGTGAAGTCGGTGTCGGAGATTCGCGTCGTGCGGAAGGCCCCGGTGAACGCCGACATCGGCGGGTCGGCGATGCGGGTTCCACCGTCCGCGTTCGCCTCGCCGCCGTCCGCGGCGGTCGGACTCGTGGGACCGGTCACGGGGGTCTCGGTCGGGAAGAAGCGGTCCATGAACCCGTCGTAGAACTCTTGGCGGGCCTGCACGCCGCCGACCGAGTTGTAGGAGACGAACACGCCGAGATTTCGCTCGGGCATCAGCCAGAGGCCCGAGTGGAACAGTTGGGTGTCGCCGCCGTGGCCGACGACGCGCACGCCGTTCTTGCTCTGCTCGTAGAAGCCGAAGGCCATCCCGTTGAGCGCGGGGTGATTGGCGAAGTGCTGGCGGTGCATGCGCTCGGTAGCGGACGCCGAGAGGATTCGGGAGTCCTCGAACCGGCCGTCCTGCAAGTGGGCTATCATGAAGTTCGCCATATCGGTCGAAGTGGCGCTCATCGACCCGGCGGGCGGGATGCCGATGGTCTCGAACTCGCCTTCGACGTAGCGACCGTTCTGGTAGACGTAGCCCTCGGACATCCGGCCCGGAACCTCGGCCGGGACCGGTTGGCGGAAGGTACTGTGGGTCATGTCGAGAGGCGCGAACAGTTCGCGCTCGGCGTAGCGATTGAACGGCGTGCCCGCCTGCTTGGCGGCGATGTGGCCGGCGAGCGCCGCACCGTAATTCGAGTAGGAGGTGACCTCGCCCGGCGGTCGGACCCGAGCGGGCACTTCCTGAAGGGTCTCGCCGAGCGGTCGCACGTCCTCGGGCGAGCGAACGCCAACGCCGGTCAACTGCTCTTCGAACCCGGCGGTGTGGGTGGCGAGGTGTTCGAGCGTGACGGGTTCGCCGTACTTCTCGGGGACTCGAACTCGGTCGAGGTACCGGTTCACGTCGGCGCTGGTGTCGAGTTCGCCGCGCTCGACCTGTTGTGCCACCGCGGTCCACGCGAACAGCTTCGAGACCGACCCGATGCGGAACATGGTCCGGTTCGCCGCGACC
This genomic window contains:
- a CDS encoding S9 family peptidase, producing the protein MYRRDLRDTSTDDLLADAATAEMAEQAIPEPEETDGNRLAYAASREHRTDLYLKDGSETRKLTSRGLLAQRYTHLDPRWFDWHPEGETIAYAGEDDDGLSIWTVDTESGEKTRVTNHSALDSNPRFSPGGDEIAFVTDNWSPGSLAVASADGRRVEVLRDDEYLYTDPRWADDDDLYAVRMRHRDLSDRASQVVRVSRDGEVDPVFAGDSVNAYAPRPRPGSATDEIAFVHDESGFDALYLAGPERAEPEQLLAEAGTDLGAPAWDSAGEKLAVTATRSGNVEVRTVAPDSGETEVLTDEPGDRYFPEWRGGDVLAVAADPTTPPEVRNVSAGERVVGRPPAGLESRFVDPETITYDSTGGVEIHAMVYLPEGHDDADPDSVPLLVHPHGGPTAFDGYEFNYRAQYFARQGFAVIEPNYRGSSGFGREFRDRNDFAWGEGDLDDVVNAADALADRYDAVDPDRAGIFGGSGGGLMTVNALGRTDRFDAGAAFYGVYDYETFSDDTDDVGWRLMKRELGYPATDIENYREASPIRSVPDIEAPLLVLHGEEDVRVPLSQSEQLVDELDKHGKTYEFQTYDDEPHGFRKRENVLDAYSRVADLFAKYLEVDPDDGSSRPHRPDDE
- a CDS encoding serine hydrolase domain-containing protein, whose translation is MRRRTRLLTLALVVLLVSAPAVPALAVSSLAGHGLAGQEPTAQETGQDRGVDSREEVEAFVDAVMAEDLNEHHVSGATVSVVKDGELLFAEGYGYADRRNRTPVAANRTMFRIGSVSKLFAWTAVAQQVERGELDTSADVNRYLDRVRVPEKYGEPVTLEHLATHTAGFEEQLTGVGVRSPEDVRPLGETLQEVPARVRPPGEVTSYSNYGAALAGHIAAKQAGTPFNRYAERELFAPLDMTHSTFRQPVPAEVPGRMSEGYVYQNGRYVEGEFETIGIPPAGSMSATSTDMANFMIAHLQDGRFEDSRILSASATERMHRQHFANHPALNGMAFGFYEQSKNGVRVVGHGGDTQLFHSGLWLMPERNLGVFVSYNSVGGVQARQEFYDGFMDRFFPTETPVTGPTSPTAADGGEANADGGTRIADPPMSAFTGAFRTTRISDTDFTKIAAVNGDFRVRVAGNGGSAEGGGEETAVLVTSRPGRGTQRWIRTGPTLFEEVGGDGRMAFRVEEGRASYVFFDDAAPQSFERIGWWETTAVQGGLFGGALLILASALLGWPTAALWRRFRGWRRRRRGRGESGLGIRANGGPRATDRPRALRWLAGFAGLLAIGFVVGFLALLLTDPFSIVTRPPSMQALLAVPVVFGLATLGVVAGAVLAWTDRYWGLFGRVHYTLVAVALVVVLWQLAYWNMLTAWL